One stretch of Candidatus Nitrosotenuis cloacae DNA includes these proteins:
- a CDS encoding Zn-ribbon domain-containing OB-fold protein, translating into MKQEFVDAVKSGKVLAKKCTKCSHLHLATVYFCQNCGAKGFVNEILNGTGTVATYTIITVPPAGFEKYTPYAWVVMKIDDSELRVSGFLGGIGSPSQLPMGSRIKITGYDDRGILLEKQ; encoded by the coding sequence ATGAAGCAAGAATTCGTAGATGCAGTCAAGTCAGGCAAGGTTCTTGCCAAAAAGTGCACCAAGTGCTCGCATTTGCACCTGGCAACAGTATACTTTTGCCAAAACTGTGGGGCAAAGGGCTTTGTAAATGAAATACTAAACGGTACGGGAACGGTTGCAACCTATACAATAATCACGGTTCCGCCTGCCGGCTTTGAGAAATACACTCCATATGCATGGGTTGTAATGAAAATTGACGACTCTGAGCTACGTGTATCTGGCTTTTTGGGTGGAATTGGATCGCCATCACAGCTTCCAATGGGCTCTAGGATCAAAATAACTGGCTACGATGATCGCGGAATCCTTTTAGAAAAACAGTAA
- a CDS encoding DNA topoisomerase has product MQLKKQVKALLVAKPIKKTKKLGKVRVTKSNIAKLQTEMRQYYDANSFLSWSASKKKYIILGSNEPKNGLVVCPSCKVGKLMVIRSRKTKKRFMGCSNYYNGCKASSPMLQKAMIYATKSPCVECNWPMILYRYSRKQKWLKQCANFNCPTRKPKD; this is encoded by the coding sequence ATACAGTTGAAAAAACAAGTAAAGGCCCTCCTAGTTGCAAAACCCATCAAAAAAACAAAAAAACTTGGCAAAGTACGTGTGACAAAAAGCAATATTGCCAAGCTGCAAACCGAGATGCGCCAGTATTATGACGCAAACAGCTTTCTTTCCTGGTCTGCTAGCAAAAAAAAGTACATAATTCTGGGATCAAACGAGCCAAAGAACGGACTCGTGGTGTGTCCCAGCTGCAAGGTAGGGAAACTGATGGTTATTCGATCAAGGAAGACAAAAAAAAGATTCATGGGATGCTCCAACTATTACAACGGATGCAAAGCATCTTCCCCAATGCTTCAAAAGGCAATGATTTACGCTACCAAGTCACCATGTGTGGAGTGTAATTGGCCGATGATTCTTTATCGATATTCCAGAAAGCAGAAATGGCTAAAGCAGTGCGCTAATTTCAACTGCCCAACAAGAAAGCCTAAAGACTGA
- a CDS encoding rhomboid family intramembrane serine protease, which produces MLPIRDENPKPPGYKPKMTIALIAANVIIFFFEVLVTGQFFEFSNNRAAALFYDWGAVPACIAGEQILSIQGSEISCPAESMVTLLSSTFLHGGLMHLGGNMLFLWIFGDNIELKFGRLKFLGIYLMWGIVAGLVHIVGDINSAIPAVGASGAISGILGAYLVMFPRAKITTFMMLGFFMRMTHVSAKWFLPFWLIFQNLLPMFIGGFGFGSGGVAYLAHIGGFVIGLATGYAYKKMRSSEFSYGARYGSRYGWKGDV; this is translated from the coding sequence ATGCTTCCAATAAGGGACGAGAACCCCAAGCCGCCGGGATACAAGCCAAAGATGACAATTGCCCTTATTGCTGCAAATGTTATCATTTTCTTCTTTGAGGTTCTAGTGACCGGACAGTTTTTCGAGTTTTCCAATAATCGGGCAGCTGCTCTATTCTATGATTGGGGAGCGGTTCCTGCATGCATTGCAGGTGAGCAGATTCTATCAATCCAGGGATCAGAGATCTCTTGCCCTGCCGAATCCATGGTTACTTTGCTTAGTTCCACATTTTTGCACGGAGGCCTCATGCACCTTGGCGGCAACATGTTGTTTTTGTGGATCTTTGGCGACAACATTGAGCTAAAGTTTGGCAGGCTGAAATTCCTTGGCATCTATTTGATGTGGGGAATAGTGGCAGGACTAGTCCATATTGTGGGCGATATCAACAGTGCAATTCCTGCAGTGGGTGCATCTGGTGCCATATCTGGAATCCTTGGCGCATATCTGGTAATGTTTCCGCGCGCCAAAATTACCACCTTTATGATGCTTGGATTTTTCATGCGAATGACCCACGTTTCTGCAAAGTGGTTCCTGCCTTTCTGGTTGATATTCCAAAACTTGCTTCCAATGTTCATTGGAGGATTTGGCTTTGGATCAGGTGGTGTTGCATATTTGGCGCACATTGGAGGATTTGTAATAGGGCTGGCAACTGGATATGCCTACAAAAAAATGCGCAGCTCCGAGTTCAGCTATGGAGCCAGATATGGTTCAAGATATGGCTGGAAGGGCGATGTCTGA
- the nrdD gene encoding anaerobic ribonucleoside-triphosphate reductase: protein MSVEAAGMIDPKKSGGILQSTSKRVRMIFSVMASPNRIDILRILNSKGPLTYSELKSLAGFKSKKESGKFAYHLRKLLRQSLVALNKSERRYTITNLGKLVLSLARQIEERSIIESGKMYVRTSHESIEEFNSHKIIQSLVREGSLPLELAQKITEEVENRIYKYQTTYLTGSLIREMVNSVLLEHGHEEYRNKLARLGMPVFDIQEMLTNVDNIDNGAQGLFFKSGQTIFAESLLLNALPKDVADSHLSGDIHISNPGIWSLLPDTIFFNIKELIEDGIDLKGKFLGVSRLATIKTLDNLMSSLSMIVSLASKEASREIIMDGLVQLCAKHAKNVTELEEKLVAALVTSSTSSKYTKEPTLVSFRIELGAEPKLVGAILNAYKNYVKMTPVPQVGLIIDYSAGKVSDVSQTISEIISIGGKVLFSKDETSYSGITRIKAKNSTSSINLQSLTINLPRLAFESNKDETYFRARLALLMKPALAAMSLRKKDISDLTRRGLNPVLAANTQYMQRSSVGLVVNLVGLKEAVFNILGYSDDKEGRDIIYKVLQTAVDVAEKKGKEMGDSVIVTMTESDGIARFSSLDGDKYGKMSVLKSLDTEFYSQGVLVLASEMDSLNAKSEKIADANKTAKILNGGLLVQLRFERDSKVEEIKKAIEKAGDLVGSFRPSKDVPICGNCGFKDEKLFEKCPSCKSPYIIS from the coding sequence ATGAGCGTTGAGGCTGCCGGAATGATCGATCCTAAAAAGTCCGGCGGAATCTTACAATCTACATCAAAACGCGTAAGAATGATCTTCTCTGTCATGGCAAGTCCAAACAGAATTGATATCCTAAGAATCCTAAACTCCAAAGGCCCACTGACATATTCTGAGCTAAAGTCACTTGCCGGATTCAAGTCCAAAAAGGAAAGCGGAAAATTTGCATATCACTTGAGAAAATTACTAAGACAGTCCCTTGTCGCACTAAACAAGTCTGAGCGACGTTACACCATTACAAACCTTGGAAAACTGGTACTAAGCTTGGCCCGCCAAATAGAAGAACGCTCTATCATAGAGTCTGGCAAAATGTATGTGCGAACCTCACATGAATCAATTGAGGAATTTAACTCTCATAAAATCATCCAGTCACTAGTCCGGGAAGGAAGCCTTCCACTAGAGCTGGCGCAAAAAATCACAGAGGAAGTCGAAAACCGCATCTACAAATACCAAACAACATACCTCACAGGCTCGCTAATCCGCGAGATGGTCAATTCTGTACTATTGGAGCACGGCCATGAGGAATACCGCAACAAACTCGCACGCCTAGGCATGCCTGTGTTTGATATCCAGGAAATGCTCACAAATGTCGATAATATCGACAATGGCGCACAGGGGTTATTCTTCAAGTCTGGTCAGACCATATTTGCAGAGTCTTTACTGCTAAATGCGCTTCCAAAGGACGTTGCAGACTCGCACCTCTCAGGCGACATTCACATCTCAAATCCGGGAATCTGGTCGCTATTGCCTGATACAATATTCTTTAACATAAAGGAGCTGATCGAGGACGGAATTGATCTAAAAGGAAAATTCCTCGGAGTTAGCAGACTTGCCACAATAAAGACGCTGGACAATCTAATGTCATCGCTTTCCATGATCGTATCTTTGGCATCAAAGGAGGCCTCTCGAGAGATAATCATGGATGGGCTGGTACAATTGTGCGCAAAGCATGCAAAGAACGTCACAGAACTAGAAGAAAAGCTGGTGGCAGCACTGGTCACCTCCTCCACATCATCCAAATACACCAAAGAGCCAACACTGGTTTCATTTAGAATCGAGCTTGGTGCAGAACCAAAACTAGTTGGTGCAATACTAAATGCATACAAGAACTATGTCAAGATGACACCAGTACCACAGGTTGGACTGATAATAGATTATTCCGCAGGCAAAGTCTCAGATGTATCACAAACAATTTCTGAAATCATATCCATTGGTGGAAAGGTTTTGTTCTCAAAGGACGAAACATCATACAGCGGAATCACTCGCATCAAGGCAAAGAACAGCACATCATCCATAAACTTGCAATCACTTACGATCAACCTGCCAAGACTTGCATTTGAGTCAAACAAGGACGAGACATATTTCAGAGCAAGACTTGCCTTACTGATGAAGCCAGCACTTGCTGCAATGTCTTTGCGCAAAAAAGACATCTCCGATCTAACCAGACGTGGACTAAACCCGGTGCTTGCAGCAAACACGCAATACATGCAGAGAAGCTCAGTGGGCTTGGTAGTGAATCTAGTAGGACTAAAGGAAGCAGTCTTTAACATTTTAGGCTATTCGGACGACAAAGAAGGGCGCGACATCATCTATAAGGTACTGCAAACGGCAGTCGATGTTGCCGAAAAGAAGGGCAAGGAAATGGGTGACTCTGTTATTGTAACCATGACTGAATCCGATGGAATTGCCAGATTTAGCTCACTTGATGGCGACAAGTACGGTAAGATGTCTGTTCTCAAGTCGCTAGATACGGAATTTTACTCACAAGGTGTGCTTGTTTTAGCCTCAGAAATGGACTCGCTAAACGCCAAGTCGGAAAAGATCGCAGACGCCAACAAGACAGCCAAGATCCTAAACGGAGGCTTGTTGGTACAACTAAGATTTGAGCGTGACTCCAAGGTAGAGGAGATCAAAAAGGCAATAGAGAAGGCAGGCGATCTTGTAGGCTCGTTCAGACCAAGCAAGGACGTTCCTATATGTGGTAACTGTGGCTTCAAAGACGAAAAGCTATTCGAGAAATGCCCATCCTGCAAGTCGCCATACATTATCAGCTGA
- a CDS encoding carbon-nitrogen hydrolase family protein, translating into MKVALVQFKAYTDKNHNLKKIIQYISDAAKKGAELCAFPEYMMFYTTSNQSAKQLAKQAEPINGNFIQQIANAAKKNKIQVIGTIYETAKKKDRVYDTAFLINKSGKVASTYRKIHLYDALGFKESNKLVPGHVIAAPTKTTLGKIGLLICYDLRFPEMSRTLASSGSEILVVPSAWVQGPNKEEHWITLNKTRAIENGCYVIAPGHLGNIYCGRSLVVDPYGKILLDMKHKSGIGIVNISMDLVKKTRLSLPLLKNRRTDIYSDLSL; encoded by the coding sequence ATGAAAGTTGCTCTGGTGCAGTTCAAGGCGTACACTGACAAAAATCACAATCTGAAAAAAATCATCCAGTACATTTCAGATGCTGCAAAAAAAGGAGCAGAACTGTGTGCATTTCCGGAATACATGATGTTCTATACCACATCCAACCAATCAGCAAAACAACTAGCAAAGCAGGCAGAGCCAATCAATGGTAATTTCATTCAACAAATAGCAAATGCTGCCAAGAAAAACAAAATCCAGGTTATCGGAACAATATACGAGACTGCCAAGAAAAAAGACCGCGTCTATGATACTGCATTTCTGATAAACAAATCCGGCAAGGTAGCCTCGACATATCGAAAAATTCACCTGTATGATGCACTTGGCTTCAAAGAATCAAACAAGCTAGTGCCAGGTCATGTCATTGCAGCGCCAACAAAAACTACACTTGGAAAAATAGGTTTGCTCATATGTTATGATTTGAGATTCCCAGAAATGTCTCGAACATTGGCGTCTTCTGGCTCTGAAATCTTGGTTGTGCCGTCTGCATGGGTGCAGGGTCCAAATAAAGAAGAGCACTGGATCACACTAAACAAAACTCGCGCAATAGAAAACGGATGCTATGTCATTGCTCCAGGGCACCTTGGAAACATTTACTGCGGGCGAAGCCTAGTTGTGGACCCATATGGTAAGATTCTACTGGACATGAAACACAAATCGGGAATTGGAATTGTAAATATTTCGATGGACTTGGTAAAAAAGACTAGACTCTCGTTGCCGCTCCTCAAAAACAGAAGGACCGACATCTATTCCGATCTCAGTCTTTAG
- a CDS encoding DMT family transporter, with protein MGLAQKYGNERLGYIFAVLAAIMFGSVSTLAKPLVSTVNPLLLSSMIYLIAAATLTPLAQKQSFPRTKKNYLLILAISLCGAVIAPSLFFVGLMHASASDAALIANGEVFFSVLLAILFFKERLGKIGYISAALILAGMIIVTTDLNFSDFTLQQIHYPDWLLILSMLFWGIDNNLSRILAQKINVAKIAQIKSAMGGMILFGIAVFGFGVPLNVQLSQIPPILVLGIVGFAASLYFFMQSLKRINTVRTALIFSLSSVFGLAAASVFLQEQISWYQIMAAGIMILGIYLMNRKESMINPV; from the coding sequence ATGGGTTTAGCCCAAAAATATGGAAATGAACGCCTAGGCTACATTTTTGCAGTTTTAGCAGCAATAATGTTTGGCTCCGTATCGACACTGGCAAAACCTCTCGTGTCTACTGTGAATCCGCTATTGCTGTCTTCTATGATTTACTTGATTGCAGCTGCAACACTAACACCGCTAGCGCAAAAACAATCGTTTCCTCGAACTAAGAAAAATTATCTTTTGATACTTGCAATATCTTTGTGTGGTGCTGTAATTGCACCTAGTCTGTTTTTTGTTGGATTAATGCACGCCTCTGCTTCAGATGCCGCACTAATCGCAAATGGGGAAGTGTTCTTCTCGGTTTTACTAGCAATTTTATTTTTCAAAGAAAGGTTGGGAAAAATTGGTTACATCTCAGCAGCACTGATTTTGGCAGGGATGATCATAGTCACAACTGATCTGAATTTCTCAGACTTTACCTTACAGCAAATACACTATCCCGACTGGCTGTTGATTCTCTCAATGCTGTTCTGGGGAATAGATAACAACCTGAGTCGAATACTTGCACAGAAAATCAACGTCGCAAAAATAGCACAAATCAAGTCTGCAATGGGTGGTATGATCCTATTTGGTATTGCAGTGTTTGGCTTTGGTGTGCCACTAAACGTGCAGCTGTCCCAAATTCCGCCAATTCTTGTGCTTGGAATAGTAGGATTTGCGGCCTCATTGTACTTTTTCATGCAGAGCCTAAAGCGAATCAATACAGTAAGGACTGCTTTGATATTTTCACTGTCGTCTGTTTTTGGGCTGGCTGCCGCATCTGTCTTTTTACAAGAGCAAATCAGCTGGTATCAAATCATGGCTGCTGGGATTATGATTCTTGGGATTTATCTTATGAATAGGAAAGAATCCATGATTAATCCCGTTTGA
- a CDS encoding adenosylcobalamin-dependent ribonucleoside-diphosphate reductase produces the protein MTTDFSQIESSIVDVKKRDGRITAFNKEKITNAIYKALVANGQPDRKIADDLTSGVLNKLIQQGFAASHPPSVEDVQDMVESTLIEKGYGEIAKAYILYRHERRKVREDKMKVLNTKTLDNVSKSFDLNCLRVLASRYLLRNNKNEITESPSQMFERVAILVGVGDILYDSELYVREGGAHQDAEEARKYLSKLDDFDYKFKIGQYYLNKYHFRGLINQYAYLAKRGQMKKSFKEVLTLLAAKKFEQYADRIGEYYTLMTEQDFLPNSPTMMNAGARLGQLSACFVLGMPDDMGDIMKSTSDAALIFKSGGGVGINYSDLRHEGDIVASTSGVASGPVSFMNIINTVTEVVKQGGKRRGANMGILEAWHPDIEKFITNKTKDGILENFNVSVGVWEDFWSALVDSTDGKYTLRSPRDRVPVKEINAHQLIDLIALSAWKSAEPGLIFFDNINKYNVFAKARGGPLRATNPCGEQSLYPYESCNLGSINLANLVKRKADGQFEFDWQRYEETVRKTTRFLDNVIDMNHYPVPEIDQASKESRRIGLGVMGVADLLYKLRIPYNSKEGYEFQFKLAEALTYYSMEESVALARSRGEFDLCGKTEFPEGKIPVSGYYEKPKGEHYYDWDALISKIQKHGIRNVLTTTVAPTGTLSMIADCSNGMEPTFALVFEKRVTVGRFFYTNKIFEQVLRENGLYSDELLAKIADNYGSVRGLAEVPEWIQNIFVTAMDIHWSDHLMAQAVWQEWIGNAIAKTINMPHDVSADDVKAAYLLAHELGLKGITVYRDGSRHTQVLHMTSENAQKTFDVVPSSFLHEFISKSIKNNYVRAQVNNALQLKIPEEPLLESGVKEEISEDMLCPSCKNALVFVEGCSICIECGFSGCTSG, from the coding sequence ATGACAACAGATTTTTCTCAAATTGAAAGTTCGATCGTTGACGTAAAGAAACGCGACGGTAGAATTACAGCATTTAATAAAGAAAAGATCACAAATGCGATCTACAAGGCTCTGGTGGCAAACGGCCAGCCAGACCGCAAAATAGCTGATGACTTGACCAGCGGGGTGTTGAACAAGCTTATCCAACAGGGATTTGCTGCATCACACCCACCAAGCGTCGAAGACGTCCAAGACATGGTCGAGTCAACGCTAATCGAAAAAGGCTATGGCGAAATTGCCAAAGCCTACATCTTGTATAGACACGAGCGTCGCAAGGTGCGAGAAGACAAGATGAAGGTACTCAACACCAAGACACTAGACAATGTTTCAAAATCATTTGATCTGAACTGCCTGAGGGTCTTGGCATCAAGATACCTACTTAGAAACAACAAAAACGAAATCACAGAAAGCCCAAGCCAAATGTTTGAGCGAGTTGCAATTCTGGTCGGCGTGGGTGATATCCTGTACGACTCGGAATTATATGTCAGAGAGGGAGGGGCACACCAGGACGCAGAAGAGGCAAGAAAATATCTAAGCAAGCTTGATGACTTTGATTACAAATTCAAAATAGGGCAATACTATCTGAACAAGTATCATTTCAGAGGTCTGATAAACCAGTATGCATATCTTGCAAAGCGCGGCCAAATGAAAAAGAGCTTCAAAGAAGTTCTGACATTGCTGGCAGCAAAAAAGTTTGAGCAATATGCAGACCGCATAGGCGAATACTATACCCTCATGACAGAGCAGGACTTTTTGCCAAACTCACCAACAATGATGAATGCCGGAGCACGCCTAGGACAACTGTCTGCGTGCTTTGTGCTTGGCATGCCTGATGACATGGGAGATATAATGAAGTCCACATCAGACGCGGCACTAATCTTCAAGTCCGGCGGAGGAGTTGGAATCAACTATTCTGACCTAAGGCACGAAGGCGATATTGTTGCATCAACATCTGGTGTTGCATCAGGACCTGTGTCCTTCATGAATATTATCAATACCGTAACCGAAGTAGTAAAGCAAGGCGGCAAAAGACGCGGCGCAAACATGGGAATCCTAGAAGCATGGCACCCAGACATTGAAAAATTCATCACAAACAAAACCAAGGACGGAATCCTGGAGAACTTTAATGTCTCAGTCGGAGTATGGGAGGACTTTTGGTCTGCACTAGTAGATAGCACAGACGGAAAATACACACTCCGCAGTCCACGCGACAGAGTTCCAGTAAAAGAAATCAATGCACACCAGCTAATTGATCTGATTGCATTATCTGCATGGAAGAGCGCAGAGCCTGGCTTGATATTCTTTGATAATATCAACAAGTACAATGTGTTTGCAAAGGCGCGCGGTGGGCCACTACGAGCTACAAACCCGTGCGGCGAGCAGTCACTATACCCATACGAGTCATGCAACTTGGGCTCTATCAATCTGGCAAATCTTGTAAAAAGAAAGGCAGATGGCCAATTCGAATTTGACTGGCAAAGATACGAGGAAACCGTCCGCAAGACAACCAGATTCTTGGACAATGTAATTGACATGAATCACTACCCGGTGCCGGAAATCGATCAGGCATCAAAGGAATCCCGACGAATAGGCCTTGGCGTAATGGGCGTTGCAGATCTGCTATACAAGCTGAGAATTCCATACAACTCCAAAGAAGGATACGAATTCCAGTTCAAGCTGGCAGAGGCACTAACGTACTATTCCATGGAAGAAAGCGTAGCGCTTGCTCGTTCCAGAGGCGAATTTGATCTGTGCGGAAAAACCGAGTTCCCAGAAGGAAAGATTCCAGTCTCTGGGTACTATGAAAAGCCAAAAGGAGAGCACTACTATGACTGGGACGCACTAATATCTAAGATCCAAAAGCACGGCATACGAAACGTTCTGACCACAACAGTGGCACCAACCGGAACCTTATCCATGATAGCAGACTGCTCAAATGGAATGGAGCCAACATTTGCTCTAGTGTTTGAGAAACGCGTAACAGTAGGACGCTTTTTCTACACCAACAAGATCTTTGAGCAAGTACTCCGAGAAAATGGGCTGTACTCTGATGAACTGTTGGCAAAAATCGCTGACAACTATGGCTCGGTTCGAGGCCTAGCAGAGGTTCCAGAATGGATTCAAAACATCTTTGTCACTGCAATGGATATACACTGGTCTGACCATCTGATGGCGCAGGCAGTATGGCAAGAATGGATTGGAAATGCTATAGCCAAGACAATCAACATGCCACATGATGTTTCCGCAGACGATGTAAAGGCTGCATATCTGTTGGCTCATGAGCTAGGACTAAAGGGAATTACTGTATACAGAGATGGCTCTAGACACACCCAGGTACTGCACATGACTAGCGAGAATGCACAGAAAACATTTGATGTCGTGCCAAGCTCGTTCTTGCACGAATTCATCAGCAAGAGCATCAAGAACAACTATGTTCGAGCGCAGGTCAACAATGCACTACAACTAAAGATTCCAGAGGAACCATTGTTAGAGTCTGGAGTTAAGGAAGAAATATCAGAAGATATGCTTTGTCCATCCTGCAAGAACGCACTAGTGTTCGTTGAGGGATGCAGCATCTGCATAGAGTGCGGATTCTCCGGATGCACATCTGGATAA
- a CDS encoding ribosome biogenesis protein, with product MLSLVIAEASLELVPKELYNHNAITSYCRKMGKRPSEILLDNSWHFGAMKGLKNEIKRGRPDLVHFCLLEACTIPLYEEDEVSVYVHTIDDKVITVGERVRFPKSYHRFAGIMEQLFEQRVIKSEDQKLFEIQNMTFSGLIDKIAPDQVIGLSQEGEPSTYSQVAKTCTDETCLVIGGFPKGEFFDSTKKRIDSLLSVDDNPLEAHVVVARTLYEYEKTIFM from the coding sequence ATGTTATCTTTGGTAATAGCAGAGGCATCGCTCGAACTGGTCCCAAAGGAGTTGTACAACCACAACGCCATTACATCATACTGTAGAAAGATGGGAAAAAGACCGTCCGAGATTTTATTGGATAATTCGTGGCACTTTGGCGCAATGAAGGGCCTAAAAAATGAGATAAAGCGAGGACGACCGGACTTGGTACATTTTTGCCTGCTTGAAGCATGTACCATACCATTGTATGAAGAAGACGAAGTCTCTGTCTATGTTCATACAATCGATGACAAGGTCATAACAGTTGGCGAGCGGGTCAGATTCCCAAAATCATATCACAGATTTGCAGGAATAATGGAGCAGCTCTTTGAGCAACGAGTGATAAAATCAGAAGATCAGAAATTATTTGAGATACAAAACATGACATTTTCTGGATTAATTGACAAAATAGCACCAGACCAGGTAATCGGACTATCACAAGAAGGTGAGCCGAGCACCTATTCCCAGGTTGCAAAGACATGCACTGATGAGACCTGTCTTGTGATTGGCGGCTTTCCAAAAGGTGAATTCTTTGATTCTACCAAAAAAAGAATCGACTCGTTACTATCAGTTGATGACAATCCACTGGAAGCGCATGTGGTGGTTGCACGCACTTTGTACGAGTACGAAAAAACCATTTTTATGTAG
- a CDS encoding tautomerase family protein, producing the protein MPIITVSMYPGRTTQQKEDFAKAVTKTAVEILKTKESHVIVVFEDNPKENWYLAGSPL; encoded by the coding sequence ATGCCAATAATTACCGTCTCAATGTATCCTGGCAGGACCACGCAACAAAAGGAAGACTTTGCAAAGGCAGTGACAAAGACTGCAGTTGAAATCCTAAAGACAAAGGAATCTCATGTTATAGTGGTCTTTGAGGACAATCCAAAAGAAAACTGGTACCTAGCAGGCAGCCCCCTATAG
- a CDS encoding thiolase domain-containing protein has protein sequence MEKVCVLGAGSTKYGKLDDSITDITIQASIGAIESAGIDPKEIQAGYISNVFGVADKQVHLGPVVMSNLGIPEKPSLSIESACGSGSVSFREAFANVAAGFYDAVLVAGTEKVTHTGTEWTTTYFSYCSDFFYEGGAGASFPGLFASMARAYLNEFKATEEDLAAVAVKNHENGLLNPKAHLRKKISIDDVMKSAVVASPLKLYDCCPFSDGASAVILCSEKFAKEHSKNYVNVIGSGRGGSPATLQGRDHMTTIPSTKLAAQAAYKMAGITAKDIDFAEVHDCFTIAEVVDTEDLGFFEKGTGVQAVREGRTARNGDIPINPSGGLKAKGHPIGATGVGQVVEVFEQLTGKAGERTVKDAKIGLTHNFGATGASCAVHIFQGV, from the coding sequence GTGGAAAAGGTCTGCGTTCTTGGCGCTGGTAGCACCAAATATGGAAAATTAGACGATAGCATTACCGATATTACAATTCAAGCCTCAATTGGCGCAATAGAGAGCGCAGGAATCGATCCAAAAGAGATTCAGGCAGGTTATATCTCCAATGTCTTTGGAGTTGCAGACAAGCAGGTTCACCTAGGACCTGTAGTCATGAGCAATCTGGGAATTCCAGAAAAACCATCATTATCTATCGAGTCTGCATGCGGCTCTGGCTCTGTATCATTTAGAGAGGCGTTTGCAAATGTTGCAGCAGGATTTTACGATGCGGTACTGGTTGCCGGAACAGAAAAGGTAACTCACACCGGCACAGAATGGACCACAACTTACTTTTCATATTGCTCTGATTTCTTCTATGAGGGTGGTGCAGGTGCATCATTCCCTGGACTGTTTGCATCAATGGCACGTGCGTATCTGAATGAATTCAAGGCAACAGAGGAAGACTTGGCAGCAGTCGCAGTGAAAAACCATGAAAATGGCTTGCTAAATCCAAAGGCACACCTCAGAAAGAAAATCTCAATCGATGATGTGATGAAGTCAGCAGTTGTGGCAAGCCCACTAAAACTATATGATTGCTGTCCGTTCTCTGATGGCGCAAGCGCAGTCATACTGTGTTCTGAGAAATTTGCAAAAGAGCATTCCAAGAATTATGTTAATGTAATAGGATCCGGAAGGGGTGGATCACCTGCAACACTGCAAGGCAGAGACCACATGACCACAATCCCAAGCACAAAGCTTGCCGCACAGGCAGCATACAAGATGGCAGGAATTACTGCAAAAGACATTGACTTTGCAGAGGTTCATGACTGCTTTACCATTGCCGAAGTGGTAGACACTGAAGACCTGGGATTCTTTGAGAAAGGAACAGGAGTGCAAGCAGTGCGAGAGGGAAGAACTGCAAGAAATGGTGACATTCCAATCAATCCGTCTGGCGGACTAAAGGCAAAGGGTCATCCAATAGGCGCAACAGGTGTCGGACAGGTAGTTGAGGTTTTTGAGCAATTAACAGGAAAGGCAGGTGAGCGCACCGTAAAGGACGCAAAAATCGGCCTGACCCACAACTTTGGCGCAACCGGTGCAAGCTGCGCAGTTCACATTTTCCAAGGCGTGTAA